The following coding sequences are from one Culex quinquefasciatus strain JHB chromosome 1, VPISU_Cqui_1.0_pri_paternal, whole genome shotgun sequence window:
- the LOC6038480 gene encoding LOW QUALITY PROTEIN: death-associated protein kinase related (The sequence of the model RefSeq protein was modified relative to this genomic sequence to represent the inferred CDS: inserted 2 bases in 1 codon) yields the protein MLLPEGFQHVGNGWLSVDANTVQQLRVQQDLAEIYDIEESWFAKGKYGTVRRAVDKKTGVHYAAKFLRRRRRGQCCAKEINHEIAVLMLCASSQHIVRLHAVHETRSETALILELATGGELQTIIDNKGQLSEEKARTCMREVLRALNHLHKQSIIHLDLKPQNILLIGNDVEDGLKLCDFGIARIIGDTGKIMEILGTPDYVAPEVLQYEPXSLRTDIWSIGVLTYVLLTGYSPFGGDNKQETSLNITKCLLDFPEYLFENVSEDAIDFIKCALRIKPKGRLTVEECLEHRWLKEKTENTQKVPKDPLTATANTTITVVAKQLPQEEDEPSCPLIIENVPLLRPSNGHHNGHGNNGVSAELPEEAKSKPSSPEEDDESETNKENLLQVQNASTPAPPVSVVEIVTVSLFPDAPTTPKVSRKAPPSEQQQNGQLNHGSHNHHHHHHHHHLSHHHHSSSATSRYHHTTNNNNTTTTTTIVSSRQSSTCSSTPSPHSVKAYVQKFQQQQESTTATAAAVMLPMENGFCAAAAATLCCLKCSEETMGGGPASAAGLAVAVATVASRKTLQCGDKGIIC from the exons AGGAAAGTACGGCACGGTGCGGCGAGCGGTCGACAAGAAGACCGGCGTCCACTATGCGGCCAAGTTCCTGCGGCGGCGCCGCCGCGGCCAGTGCTGCGCCAAGGAGATCAACCACGAGATCGCCGTGCTGATGCTGTGCGCTAGCTCGCAGCACATTGTCCGGCTGCATGCGGTCCACGAGACGCGCTCCGAGACGGCACTGATCCTGGAACT CGCAACCGGTGGCGAACTGCAGACAATCATCGACAACAAAGGGCAACTGTCGGAGGAAAAGGCTCGAACGTGTATGCGCGAAGTTCTGCGTGCCCTCAACCATCTGCACAAACAGTCCATCATCCATTTGGACCTGAAGCCACAGAACATTCTGCTTATTGGAAACGACGTTGAAG ACGGTTTGAAGCTATGCGACTTCGGTATCGCGCGTATCATCGGTGATACGGGCAAGATAATGGAAATCCTGGGCACCCCGGACTACGTCGCGCCGGAGGTGCTCCAGTACGAGCC CTCGCTGCGGACCGACATCTGGTCGATCGGCGTGCTGACGTACGTGCTATTGACGGGCTACTCGCCCTTTGGCGGCGACAACAAACAGGAGACGTCCCTCAACATTACCAAGTGCCTGCTCGACTTCCCGGAGTATCTGTTCGAGAACGTGTCGGAGGATGCGATCGACTTTATCAAGTGTGCGCTTCGAATCAAGCCAAAG GGGCGCCTGACCGTCGAAGAATGCCTCGAACACCGATGGCTCAAGGAGAAGACCGAAAATACACAAAAAGTACCAAAAGACCCGCTAACGGCGACGGCTAATACCACCATCACCGTAGTGGCGAAGCAGCTTCCCCAAGAAGAGGACGAACCTTCCTGCCCACTCATCATTGAAAATGTACCCCTTCTGCGCCCCTCCAACGGTCACCACAATGGCCACGGCAACAACGGTGTCTCCGCCGAACTGCCGGAGGAAGCCAAGTCCAAGCCGTCATCGCCCGAAGAGGACGACGAATCCGAAACAAACAAGGAGAACCTCCTGCAAGTACAAAACGCAAGCACTCCGGCGCCACCGGTCAGCGTGGTGGAAATCGTTACCGTGTCGCTGTTTCCGGACGCACCGACGACGCCCAAGGTCAGCCGGAAGGCGCCACCCTCCGAGCAGCAACAGAACGGCCAACTCAATCATGGAAGTCACaaccaccatcaccaccaccaccatcatcatctGAGTCATCATCATCACAGCAG CAGCGCCACCAGCAGGTACCACCAcacaaccaacaacaacaacactaccaccaccaccaccatcgtgAGTAGCAGGCAGTCCTCGACGTGCAGTTCCACCCCGAGTCCGCACTCCGTGAAGGCCTACGTTCAAAAGTTCCAACAGCAGCAGGAATCCACAACCGCTACCGCAGCCGCCGTTATGCTCCCGATGGAGAATGGATTCTGCGCCGCGGCCGCCGCTACCCTGTGCTGCCTCAAGTGCTCGGAGGAAACCATGGGCGGGGGTCCGGCGTCGGCTGCGGGCTTAGCCGTGGCCGTCGCGACCGTTGCCAGCCGAAAAACGCTCCAGTGTGGCGACAAGGGGATCATCTGCTGA